One part of the Eucalyptus grandis isolate ANBG69807.140 chromosome 10, ASM1654582v1, whole genome shotgun sequence genome encodes these proteins:
- the LOC104421313 gene encoding uncharacterized protein LOC104421313 isoform X2 gives MEGNGPARLRRGISFSAERLLGAPSPHAPPLDPASAGTSSAAAAVADELTEDDVFWTGGFAADSAQHNHQPSSSSSLSSDPRHHLRKASPVGPSESFGVLAALPENEPRSVFNHKASISSPSSSSASSSASSSRMISIPTVPKPPPERLLPVASSSSGSRYHRSAPVNVPAFPTLMLRRCGELDEIEDDYDEDGEGTMLPPHEIVARSLARSPMIACSVLEGAGRTLKGRDLRQVRNAIFRQTDHDGEYE, from the exons ATGGAAGGAAACGGGCCAGCCCGGCTCCGCCGAGGAATATCTTTCTCCGCCGAGCGCCTCCTGGGCGCGCCGTCGCCTCACGCTCCGCCGCTCGATCCCGCCAGCGCCGGCACCTCCTCCgcggccgccgccgtcgccgatgAGCTCACCGAAGACGACGTCTTCTGGACCGGTGGCTTCGCCGCCGACAGCGCGCAGCACAATCACcagccgtcgtcgtcgtcctcccTCTCTTCCGATCCACGGCATCACCTCCGCAAGGCGTCGCCGGTCGGTCCGTCGGAAAGCTTCGGCGTCCTCGCGGCCCTGCCGGAGAACGAGCCCCGCTCCGTTTTCAACCACAAGGCGTCAATCTCCTCCCCCTCGTCTTCTTCCGCTTCGTCCTCGGCTTCGTCCTCGAGAATGATCTCAATCCCGACGGTTCCGAAGCCTCCGCCGGAGCGCCTGTTGCCGGTTGCTTCGTCCAGTTCTGGCTCGAGGTATCACCGATCGGCGCCGGTGAACGTGCCGGCGTTCCCGACGTTGATGTTGAGGAGATGTGGCGAACTCGATGAGATCGAAGATGATTATGACGAAGACGGAGAGGGAACGATGTTGCCACCGCACGAGATTGTGGCGAGGAGTTTGGCCCGGTCGCCGATGATTGCGTGCTCTGTGCTTGAAGGTGCCGGGAGGACACTCAAGGGGAGGGATCTGCGGCAAGTTCGCAACGCTATTTTTCGGCAAACAG ACCATGATGGAGAatatgaatga
- the LOC104421312 gene encoding peroxidase 60, with translation MSTGSRLALALALVLSTIAPPCSAALRAGFYKGKCGLVDVESVVATIVASRFSKDPSIVAALLRLQFHDCFVNGCDASILLDGSSSEKTAGPNLSVRGYDLIDAAKAAVEAICPRVVSCADIIVMATRDAVALAKGGRYSVQTGRLDGKISLAQNVNLPGPSMTVSQAASAFARKGFTISDMVILLGGHTVGITHCSLFQDRLYNFNGLGKPDPTMDPKLVAALRPRCPQTATIDNTVNLDQNSSSALVVDNSFYKQIVARRGILQIDQELALDRLSKSLVATLANATNFSARFGLAMVKLGALQSRLPGEIRSSCRAINKRS, from the exons ATGTCGACGGGAAGTAGATTGGCGTTGGCCCTCGCTCTCGTCCTCTCGACCATCGCGCCCCCATGCTCCGCCGCTCTCCGGGCAGGGTTCTACAAAGGCAAGTGTGGCCTTGTGGATGTCGAGTCCGTGGTCGCGACCATCGTGGCCTCCCGGTTCTCCAAGGACCCGTCCATTGTGGCCGCGCTGCTCCGCTTGCAGTTCCACGATTGCTTCGTCAAT GGCTGTGACGCGTCGATCCTGCTAGACGGGAGCTCGAGCGAGAAAACGGCGGGGCCGAATTTGAGCGTGAGGGGCTACGATCTTATCGACGCAGCCAAGGCTGCGGTCGAGGCCATCTGCCCCAGAGTCGTTTCTTGCGCTGACATCATCGTCATGGCAACTCGGGACGCTGTCGCTTTG GCCAAAGGAGGAAGGTACAGTGTGCAAACGGGGAGGTTGGATGGCAAGATATCGCTGGCCCAAAATGTGAATCTCCCAGGTCCTTCCATGACAGTTTCTCAGGCTGCTTCGGCCTTTGCTCGAAAGGGATTCACCATCTCCGACATGGTCATTCTTCTAG GTGGCCACACTGTCGGGATTACGCACTGCTCCCTCTTCCAAGACCGGCTCTACAACTTCAACGGATTGGGGAAGCCCGACCCGACCATGGATCCTAAGCTCGTGGCTGCCCTCCGGCCAAGGTGCCCGCAGACCGCGACCATCGATAACACCGTGAACCTGGACCAGAATTCTTCGAGCGCGCTCGTCGTCGACAATTCCTTCTACAAGCAAATAGTTGCCCGGAGAGGGATTCTGCAGATCGACCAAGAGCTAGCGCTCGATAGGCTGAGCAAGTCCCTGGTGGCAACACTGGCCAATGCCACCAACTTCTCCGCTCGGttcggcctcgccatggtcaAGCTGGGTGCTCTCCAGAGCCGCTTGCCCGGCGAAATTAGGAGTTCTTGCCGAGCCATAAACAAAAGGAGTTGA
- the LOC108955653 gene encoding rho GTPase-activating protein 1, with the protein MAEVLHSPSHFPSSPASAAASPSPPSSWAPRGGGDAPGDASSPPSSAAADYGGDSVAAGEEDEEEEEEEEEEEEEEEGECGSKEGEGRAAGNHHQLSLLALLFAIFRKSLVACKSDRREICAMEIGWPTNVRHVAHVTFDRFNGFLGLPVELEPEVPTRAPSASAHVFGVSTESMQLSYDSRGNSVPTILLLMQRKLYSQGGLQAEGIFRINAENSQEESVRDQLNRGVVPEGIDVHCLAGLIKAWFRELPTGVLDPLSPEQVMQCQTEEECAELVRVLPPTEAALLDWAVNLMADVAQMEHLNKMDARNIAMVFAPNMTQMADPLTALMYAVQVMNFLKMLILRTLREREDFSVEPARASSLEPFDESGHQSPSQPCLGDTAQDNEESEQVFAAEEPDTDGSSKSDEKASATEGELCRHEEVMQLDIFNCETEAKMFGTIKTGIQEDGKKASFGQSSEMDFEKGLSIMDLHQPAFQVTMPVEKSRVIGGISRLESRTEWIEAWR; encoded by the exons ATGGCCGAGGTCCTCCACTCGCCCTCCCACTTCCCGTCCTCCccggcctccgccgccgcctccccttCCCCTCCCTCGTCCTGGGCGccccgcggcggcggcgacgcccCCGGCGACGCGTCCTCGCCGCCCTCCTCGGCCGCGGCGGACTACGGCGGCGATTCCGTGGCGGCGGgtgaggaggatgaggaggaggaggaggaggaggaggaggaggaggaggaggaggaaggggagTGCGGCTCCAAGGAGGGGGAGGGCCGGGCGGCGGGGAACCACCACCAGCTCTCGCTGCTGGCGCTGCTGTTCGCCATCTTCAGGAAGTCCCTGGTCGCGTGCAAGAGCGACCGGAGGGAGATTTGCGCGATGGAGATCGGGTGGCCGACCAACGTGCGCCACGTGGCCCACGTCACCTTCGACCGGTTCAACGGGTTCCTCGGTTTGCCCGTCGAGCTGGAGCCCGAGGTGCCCACGCGTGCCCCTAGCGCCAG TGCACATGTTTTTGGAGTTTCAACGGAATCCATGCAGTTATCTTATGACTCTAGAGGGAACAGCGTGCCAACAATACTGTTGCTTATGCAACGAAAGCTGTATTCTCAAGGAGGTTTACAG GCAGAAGGTATTTTCAGGATAAATGCAGAAAACAGTCAGGAGGAGTCTGTTAGAGATCAATTAAATAGGGGAGTGGTACCAGAGGGCATCGATGTGCATTGCCTAGCTGGACTTATCAAG GCATGGTTTCGAGAACTTCCGACTGGTGTGCTGGATCCTCTTTCACCAGAGCAAGTGATGCAATGCCAGACTGAGGAAGAATGTGCTGAACTTGTGAGGGTTCTACCTCCCACAGAAGCTGCATTACTGGATTGGGCAGTCAACCTGATGGCTGATGTTGCTCAGATGGAGCATTTAAACAAAATGGACGCACGCAATATTGCCATGGTTTTTGCTCCAAATATGACTCAG ATGGCAGATCCCTTAACTGCTTTGATGTATGCTGTCCAAGTGATGAATTTCCTCAAGATGCTAATATTAAGAACCCTGCGAGAAAGAGAGGACTTTTCAGTAGAACCAGCTCGGGCTTCCAGTCTCGAGCCTTTTGATGAGAGTGGACACCAGAGTCCTTCTCAGCCCTGTCTAGGAGATACTGCTCAGGATAATGAAGAAAGCGAGCAAGTTTTCGCTGCTGAAGAACCCGATACGGATGGCTCCTCTAAATCAGATGAAAAGGCGAGCGCCACCGAAGGAGAATTATGTCGTCATGAGGAGGTGATGCAACTTGACATTTTTAACTGTGAGACGGAGGCCAAAATGTTTGGTACTATTAAAACCGGAATCCAAGAGGATGGAAAGAAGGCCAGCTTTGGCCAATCTAGTGAGATGGACTTCGAGAAGGGTCTTTCAATAATGGACTTGCATCAACCTGCATTCCAGGTGACGATGCCTGTAGAGAAGAGTAGGGTGATTGGTGGCATAAGCCGTTTAGAGTCGAGAACAGAGTGGATTGAGGCATGGAGATGA
- the LOC104421304 gene encoding uncharacterized protein LOC104421304 — MGKKVKWSWTSAAIGAASATAATAMFLARPKDPTFHLISISLTSFKLSLPVLDAELLLTVHVTNPNAAPIHYSPATMSILYDGAPLGSAEVEAGSQPPRSCRLLHLRGRLDGLELAHHARRFFADVARREMVLDAAVDIAGVARVLWWDHRFRVHVDSHVTVDPVFLDVIEQENTSQLEVLPA, encoded by the coding sequence ATGGGCAAAAAGGTCAAATGGTCGTGGACCTCCGCCGCGATCGGCGCGgcgtccgccaccgccgccaccgcgaTGTTCCTGGCGCGGCCCAAGGACCCGACCTTCCACCTCATCTCCATCAGCCTCACCTCCTTCAAGCTCAGCCTCCCCGTCCTCGACGCCGAGCTCCTCCTCACAGTCCACGTCACCAACCCCAACGCTGCCCCCATCCACTACTCCCCGGCCACCATGTCCATCCTCTACGACGGCGCCCCCCTGGGCTCCGCCGAGGTCGAGGCCGGCTCCCAGCCGCCGAGGTCCTGCCGACTGCTCCACCTCCGGGGGCGGCTCGACGGGCTCGAGCTGGCCCACCACGCGCGGCGGTTCTTCGCCGACGTGGCGCGGCGGGAGATGGTGCTGGACGCGGCGGTGGACATCGCCGGCGTCGCGAGGGTCCTGTGGTGGGACCACCGCTTCCGGGTGCACGTGGACAGTCACGTGACGGTCGACCCGGTGTTCCTCGACGTGATCGAGCAGGAGAACACGTCGCAGCTGGAGGTGCTCCCGGCCTAG
- the LOC104421305 gene encoding N-carbamoylputrescine amidase codes for MEGGRKVVVSALQFSCTDDVPTNVSKAERLVRAAHGKGANIILIQELFEGYYFCQAQREDFFQRAKPYKGHPTIMRMQKLAKELGVVIPVSFFEEANNAHYNSIAIIDADGSDLGLYRKSHIPDGPGYQEKFYFNPGDTGFKVFETKFAKIGVAICWDQWFPEAARAMVLQGAEILLYPTAIGSEPQDEGLDSREHWKRVMQGHAGANLVPLVASNRMGKEVIQTEHGKSEITFYGNSFIAGPAGEMVASANDKEEAVLVAEFDLANIKRKRHSWGIFRDRRPDLYKVLLTLDGSNPRT; via the exons ATGGAAGGTGGCCGGAAAGTGGTGGTCTCCGCTCTGCAGTTCTCCTGCACCGACGACGTCCCCACCAACGTCTCCAAGGCCGAGag GTTGGTTAGAGCTGCTCATGGGAAGGGTGCAAACATCATTCTCATTCAG GAACTTTTTGAAGGATACTACTTTTGTCAAGCACAGAGGGAAGATTTCTTTCAGCGAGCAAAGCCTTACAAGGGTCACCCAACTATTATGAG GATGCAGAAACTTGCAAAGGAGCTGGGTGTAGTGATACCTGTCAGCTTCTTTGAAGAGGCAAATAATGCCCATTACAACTCTATAGCTATAATCGATGCTGATGGGAGTGATCTTGGATTGTACAGAAAGTCACACATCCCCGATGGACCAG GTTACCAGGAGAAGTTCTACTTCAATCCAGGGGACACTGGCTTTAAG GTTTTCGAGACAAAATTTGCCAAGATTGGAGTTG CAATTTGTTGGGACCAGTGGTTTCCTGAGGCAGCTCGAGCTATGGTTTTGCAAGGGGCAGAAATATTGTTATACCCAACTGCTATTGGTTCTGAACCACAGGATGAAGGACTTGATTCTAGAGAACACTGGAAGAGAGTTATGCAAGGGCATGCTGGGGCTAATCTG GTACCTCTGGTGGCTTCAAATCGCATGGGGAAAGAAGTAATACAGACAGAGCATGGAAAGAGTGAGATCACATTCTACGGCAACTCTTTCATCGCAG GACCAGCGGGAGAAATGGTGGCAAGTGCTAATGACAAAGAGGAAGCTGTTCTTGTGGCGGAATTTGATCTGGCTAATATAAAACGCAAGAGACACAGCTGGGGAATATTTCGAGATCGACGTCCGGACCTATACAAGGTGCTTCTCACCTTGGATGGAAGCAATCCTCGAACGTGA
- the LOC104421306 gene encoding DNA polymerase epsilon subunit D: MEAAAAAAKVVGEAEELPKTIVRRVVKEKLSRCSDDGDVSLHKDALLAFSESARIFIHYLSATANDICKESKRQTINADDVLKALEEMEFPEFMGPLRASLDEFRKQNAGKKERAKAKESMKKKMEGEPSQTKGDGEREQNGSTSNGTEEESGAVVKDKAKAKESTKRKMEGEPSQAKGDGERKKNGGTSNGTEVESITVVKDKAKAKESTKRKTEGEPSQAKGDGERKKNGGPSNDNEEESGTVVKDKAKAKDLTKRKMEGEPSQTKEGGKRKKNEGISKGTED, encoded by the exons atggaggcggcggcggcggcggcgaaggtgGTGGGGGAGGCGGAGGAGCTCCCCAAGACCATCGTGCGGCGCGTTGTGAAGGAGAAGCTCTCCCGGTGCTCCGACGACGGCGACGTCTCCCTCCACAAGGACGCCCTCCTCGCCTTCTCCGAGAGCGCCCGCATCTTCATCCACTAcctctccgccac AGCGAACGACATATGCAAAGAATCGAAGAGGCAAACTATCAACGCGGATGACGTGTTGAAGGCGCTGGAGGAGATGGAATTTCCAGAGTTCATGGGCCCCCTTAGAGCATCCCTCGATG AGTTCAGGAAGCAAAATgctggaaaaaaggaaagggctAAGGCAAAAGaatcgatgaagaagaagatggagggagAACCTTCACAAACAAAAGGAGATGGTGAGAGAGAGCAAAATGGAAGCACTAGTAATGGCACTGAAGAAGAAAGTGGAGCTGTGGTTAAAGACAAGGCTAAGGCCAAAGAATCGACCAAGAGAAAGATGGAGGGAGAACCTTCCCAAGCAAAAGGAGATggtgagagaaagaaaaatggaggcACGAGTAATGGAACTGAAGTAGAAAGTATAACTGTGGTTAAAGACAAGGCTAAGGCTAAAGAATCGACCAAGAGAAAGACGGAGGGAGAACCTTCCCAAGCAAAAGGAGATggcgagagaaagaaaaatggaggcCCTAGTAAcgacaatgaagaagaaagtggAACTGTGGTTAAAGACAAAGCTAAGGCCAAAGATTTGACCAAGAGAAAGATGGAGGGAGAACCTTCCCAAACCAAAGAGGGtggcaagagaaagaaaaatgaaggcaTTAGTAAGGGCACTGAAGATTAA
- the LOC104421313 gene encoding uncharacterized protein LOC104421313 isoform X1: protein MEGNGPARLRRGISFSAERLLGAPSPHAPPLDPASAGTSSAAAAVADELTEDDVFWTGGFAADSAQHNHQPSSSSSLSSDPRHHLRKASPVGPSESFGVLAALPENEPRSVFNHKASISSPSSSSASSSASSSRMISIPTVPKPPPERLLPVASSSSGSRYHRSAPVNVPAFPTLMLRRCGELDEIEDDYDEDGEGTMLPPHEIVARSLARSPMIACSVLEGAGRTLKGRDLRQVRNAIFRQTGTLKLVIQKNRK, encoded by the coding sequence ATGGAAGGAAACGGGCCAGCCCGGCTCCGCCGAGGAATATCTTTCTCCGCCGAGCGCCTCCTGGGCGCGCCGTCGCCTCACGCTCCGCCGCTCGATCCCGCCAGCGCCGGCACCTCCTCCgcggccgccgccgtcgccgatgAGCTCACCGAAGACGACGTCTTCTGGACCGGTGGCTTCGCCGCCGACAGCGCGCAGCACAATCACcagccgtcgtcgtcgtcctcccTCTCTTCCGATCCACGGCATCACCTCCGCAAGGCGTCGCCGGTCGGTCCGTCGGAAAGCTTCGGCGTCCTCGCGGCCCTGCCGGAGAACGAGCCCCGCTCCGTTTTCAACCACAAGGCGTCAATCTCCTCCCCCTCGTCTTCTTCCGCTTCGTCCTCGGCTTCGTCCTCGAGAATGATCTCAATCCCGACGGTTCCGAAGCCTCCGCCGGAGCGCCTGTTGCCGGTTGCTTCGTCCAGTTCTGGCTCGAGGTATCACCGATCGGCGCCGGTGAACGTGCCGGCGTTCCCGACGTTGATGTTGAGGAGATGTGGCGAACTCGATGAGATCGAAGATGATTATGACGAAGACGGAGAGGGAACGATGTTGCCACCGCACGAGATTGTGGCGAGGAGTTTGGCCCGGTCGCCGATGATTGCGTGCTCTGTGCTTGAAGGTGCCGGGAGGACACTCAAGGGGAGGGATCTGCGGCAAGTTCGCAACGCTATTTTTCGGCAAACAG
- the LOC104421307 gene encoding probable calcium-binding protein CML50 isoform X1, translating to MASSFGGPYGYGYGYGDGQQQPQPYPPPPPYGSSPSSSFGSGYRPSFPPGTDPEAIRSFEMADRDWSGYIDEEELQQALCSGPYQRFSTGTVRLLIFLFKNPTDPIGLGPKEFAALWSCLGQWRAIFERFDGDRSGKIDLTELRDSLYSLGCGMIVKGLTEKFKEKDLQYTGSATLGYDEFMCMILPFLVSYD from the exons ATGGCGTCCTCCTTCGGCGGTCCCTACGGCTACGGCTATGGCTACGGCGACGGCCAGCAGCAGCCTCAGCCGTATCCACCTCCGCCTCCTTACGGGTCGTCACCCTCATCGTCGTTCGGGTCCGGGTACCGTCCGTCGTTCCCGCCAGGGACCGACCCGGAGGCGATCCGGAGCTTCGAGATGGCTGACAGGGATTGGAGCGGGTACATTGACGAGGAGGAGTTGCAACAGGCTCTCTGTTCTGGGCCGTATCAGAGGTTCAGCACCGGAACCGTTCGGTTGCTCATATTCCTGTTCAAGAATCCCACTGACCCTATTGGACTTG GCCCCAAAGAGTTCGCTGCTTTGTGGAGCTGCCTCGGTCAGTGGAGG GCCATCTTTGAGAGATTTGATGGAGACAGAAGCGGAAAAATCGACTTGACAGAACTGAGGGATTCTCTTTACAGTCTAG GGTGTGGGATGATTGTGAAG GGCCTGACGGAGAAATTCAAAGAGAAAGATCTGCAATACACGGGATCAGCGACACTCGGATATGATGAGTTCATGTGTATGATCCTTCCTTTTCTTGTATCATATGATTGA
- the LOC104421307 gene encoding probable calcium-binding protein CML48 isoform X2, with translation MASSFGGPYGYGYGYGDGQQQPQPYPPPPPYGSSPSSSFGSGYRPSFPPGTDPEAIRSFEMADRDWSGYIDEEELQQALCSGPYQRFSTGTVRLLIFLFKNPTDPIGLGPKEFAALWSCLGQWRAIFERFDGDRSGKIDLTELRDSLYSLGYVIPPSVLQVLMSIYDSRSSGTCELNFDAFVECGMIVKGLTEKFKEKDLQYTGSATLGYDEFMCMILPFLVSYD, from the exons ATGGCGTCCTCCTTCGGCGGTCCCTACGGCTACGGCTATGGCTACGGCGACGGCCAGCAGCAGCCTCAGCCGTATCCACCTCCGCCTCCTTACGGGTCGTCACCCTCATCGTCGTTCGGGTCCGGGTACCGTCCGTCGTTCCCGCCAGGGACCGACCCGGAGGCGATCCGGAGCTTCGAGATGGCTGACAGGGATTGGAGCGGGTACATTGACGAGGAGGAGTTGCAACAGGCTCTCTGTTCTGGGCCGTATCAGAGGTTCAGCACCGGAACCGTTCGGTTGCTCATATTCCTGTTCAAGAATCCCACTGACCCTATTGGACTTG GCCCCAAAGAGTTCGCTGCTTTGTGGAGCTGCCTCGGTCAGTGGAGG GCCATCTTTGAGAGATTTGATGGAGACAGAAGCGGAAAAATCGACTTGACAGAACTGAGGGATTCTCTTTACAGTCTAGGCTACGTGATCCCGCCGTCTGTTCTTCAAGTTCTGATGTCTATATATGACAGCCGCAGCAGCGGGACATGCGAACTTAATTTTGATGCTTTTGTCGA GTGTGGGATGATTGTGAAG GGCCTGACGGAGAAATTCAAAGAGAAAGATCTGCAATACACGGGATCAGCGACACTCGGATATGATGAGTTCATGTGTATGATCCTTCCTTTTCTTGTATCATATGATTGA